A stretch of Arachis hypogaea cultivar Tifrunner chromosome 15, arahy.Tifrunner.gnm2.J5K5, whole genome shotgun sequence DNA encodes these proteins:
- the LOC112751209 gene encoding protein LIKE COV 1, translated as MGDERSPPMAMVPRDRDRELLIPVGDSPDAEDAATSSKPSSSSSSQHHSGRETFYKVIRSWASHKFMTGCVILFPIAITFYITWWFIHFVDGFFSPIYAQLGIDIFGLGFITSITFIFLVGVFMSSWVGASVLGLGEWFIKRMPLVRHIYNASKQISAAISPDQNTQAFKEVAIIRHPRVGEYAFGFITSSVVLQNYSGDEELYCVYVPTNHLYIGDIFLVNTNDVIRPNLSVREGIEIVVSGGMSMPQLLSTIDSSISMIPGDISRPSRS; from the exons ATGGGCGACGAGAGATCACCTCCAATGGCGATGGTACCTAGAGACAGAGATCGAGAGCTTCTCATCCCCGTCGGCGATTCCCCCGACGCCGAAGACGCCGCAACATCCTCCAagccttcctcttcctcctcctcccaaCACCATTCCGGTCGCGAG ACATTTTACAAAGTTATTAGGAGCTGGGCATCCCACAAGTTCATGACTGGATG TGTCATTCTCTTTCCAATTGCAATCACATTCTATATAACATGGTGGTTTATTCATTTTGTGGATGGATTTTTCTCTCCAATCTATGCTCAACTTGGAATTGATATTTTTG GTCTGGGATTCATAACTTCCATAACTTTCATCTTCCTGGTTGGCGTTTTCATGTCCTCATGGGTGGGTGCATCTGTCCTCGGCCTTGGGGAGTGGTTCATCAAGCGAATGCCACTTGTTCGTCATATTTATAATGCCTCCAAGCAGATCAGCGCTGCTATTTCACCGG ATCAAAATACACAAGCCTTCAAAGAAGTAGCCATCATTCGGCATCCACGTGTTGGGGAATATGCGTTTGGATTCATCACCTCTTCTGTTGTTCTtcag AACTACTCTGGAGATGAAGAGCTATACTGTGTCTATGTTCCAACAAACCATCTTTATATTGGTGATATATTTCTTGTCAATACCAATGATGTCATCAGGCCAAACTTATCAGTTCGTGAAGGAATAG AAATTGTCGTCTCTGGAGGCATGTCAATGCCACAACTCCTATCAACGATTGATTCAAGCATAAGCATGATCCCAGGGGATATAAGTAGACCCAGCAGAAGCTGA
- the LOC112751213 gene encoding dynein light chain 1, cytoplasmic yields the protein MLEGKAMVKETDMPGKMQIQAMSFASQALDLYDVHDCKSIAGHIKKEFDKMYGNGWQCVVGSNFGCFFSHSPGTFIYFALETLNFLIFKGAS from the exons ATGTTGGAAGGAAAAGCTATGGTGAAAGAAACAGACATGCCAGGGAAGATGCAAATCCAAGCCATGTCCTTTGCTTCACAAGCCCTTGATCTCTATGATGTTCATGATTGCAAATCTATTGCAGGACACATCAAGAAG GAATTTGATAAGATGTATGGGAATGGGTGGCAATGTGTAGTAGGTTCCAATTTTGGATGCTTCTTCAGCCATTCACCAGGAACTTTCATATACTTTGCTCTTGAGACCCTTAATTTTCTCATCTTCAAGGGTGCttcttga